A single window of Castor canadensis chromosome 3, mCasCan1.hap1v2, whole genome shotgun sequence DNA harbors:
- the Cbln3 gene encoding cerebellin-3 — translation MLEAKPHWLPGPLHSLKLPLALVLLALGAGWAQEGSEPVLLEGECLVVCEPGRATAGGPGGAALGEAPPGRVAFAAVRSHHHEPAGETGNGTNGAIYFDQVLVNEGGGFDRASGSFVAPVRGVYSFRFHVVKVYNRQTVQVSLMLNTWPVISAFANDPDVTREAATSSVLLPLDPGDRVSIRLRRGNLLGGWKYSSFSGFLIFPL, via the exons ATGTTGGAAGCAAAGCCACACTGGCTACCAGGTCCCCTTCACAGCCTGAAGCTGCCCTTGGCCCTGGTACTTCTGGCCTTGGGGGCAGGGTGGGCCCAGGAGGGGTCAGAGCCTGTCCTGCTGGAGGGTGAGTGCCTGGTGGTCTGTGAGCCAGGCAGAGCTACTGCAGGAGGTCCTGGGGGAGCAGCTCTGGGAGAGGCACCCCCTGGACGAGTAGCATTTGCTGCAGTCAGAAGCCACCACCATGAGCCAGCTGGAGAAACCGGCAACGGCACCAATGGAGCAATCTACTTCGACCAG GTGCTGGTGAATGAGGGTGGCGGCTTTGACCGGGCCTCAGGTTCCTTCGTAGCACCTGTCCGAGGAGTCTACAGCTTCCGGTTCCATGTGGTAAAGGTGTACAACCGCCAAACAGTCCAG GTAAGCCTGATGCTGAACACATGGCCTGTCATCTCAGCCTTTGCCAATGATCCTGATGTGACCCGGGAGGCAGCCACCAGCTCTGTGCTGCTTCCCCTGGACCCTGGGGACCGTGTGTCCATCCGCCTGCGCCGGGGGAATCTGTTGGGAGGCTGGAAATACTCAAGCTTCTCTGGCTTCCTCATCTTCCCACTCTGA